CGGATCATGTGAGGCAGACGGTACAGTTTGCCCGAAGTACGGTGAACATGCTGGAGCGGCTTGAGATCTACCGATATTATCACAACTTTATGAAGCCCTATCGGGTTGGAGGGAAGGATGAGAAGCGGGGGCTGACACATGGGGTAGTGGCTGGGATAGAAGGGAAGCGGATAGCATCCGAGTTGAGGAGTCTGTATACCAGGCGGAGGTTTTTCTTACGGAACCAGCCCATGAATCGGAGTGGGAGGGAGCTGTGGGTCCGGTGCATTCCCACGGCCTTACGATGGATGATTGACTATCTGCCTTCTTATGCATGGGCTTAAAGGTAAAGGAATCACCACGATTCCGGACAGTATCCATCTAAGCCCCTGCCGACCTTTGGATCAGAGGGTAGGTAATGGCATAACTGCAACGCGTCCTAAAGCCAAGCGATCGGTAGAGCGCAACGGCGGCTTCATTATCACGACGGACATAAAGCGTTTCATACTGACCTCGAGATGCAACCGCAGCCATCACCCTTTTCAAGGTTTGATATGCTATCCCCATTCCCCGATATTCCGGTCTGGTGTAAACCCCTCCAATTTGGCAATAACGGAAGGCAATGGCGTTTGTACCAGCCTTCGCTACGGGAATATTTCCCACCATGGCACCGAAAATTAGCTGTCTGCGGCATTGGTTTCTAAAGTGAATAAGTCCGGCTTCCTCGTTGTAGTGCTGGGGATCGGTGACCACTTCTTCTATCTGGTAGGCCCGCTCCACGGGGAAAAAGCGTTCCGCATCATCGGCGGAAAGGCGCCTAACCGAAAGACGGGGGATGGTAATTCGTTTTTCTTTTTCTCCCTTTTCCTCTTCCGCGAGTTTGCGGGTCATAAGGTAAAAAAGCTTCCTTTCCGAAACGCTACACCGAAGAGCTTCTTCGCTCAGTCTTACATCCTCTTCTCGTCCCAATAGACAGTAGATTGCTCTATATTCTTTTCTGAAACGCAGGAGGATATCCTGTAATTCATCATAACGGGGAGGATGCGTTTCATGGAAAAGGGGGAGATAGAGGCCATTCGAACAGAACAACACGAGGCCTCTGATCCCTTTGTTATCCTCCGCTTCCGGGAGATACCAGAGCGACCCATTCTTTTTAGGGGGCAGTTTCGGTATGCCGTATTCCTGGATTCGTGAGGCAAGGGTTGCGGCACGGTACTCTCTGGGGGCAAGAAACTCCATGATGCGCGGAAGATCTTGCTGACCCGCTTTTTTCCAGTTCATTGTGTGTTCAGAGAAACCGGTACGGTTCCTGTTGGCTGAAAGGCCCCGGTTAAGGCAGAAAACCCCGCTTCTATGGACTGCCTGCCTGTTCCATAGACCGCAAGGGCGTTTTCAACCCAGGGAATGTCTTTTAGGTAAATAGGTGTAAGGACAGAGATGACATAAATTCGATCGGCAAAGCCTTTGAGTTCTTCGAGAACCTGGGCGCTGTTGGGATTTGCCAGACAAAAAACAACGGTATCGTAATTTTCCATACGTTGTTTTAAGCGTTTTATAACCTGCGGATCGGCGCTGAAAAAGGGTGAATAATCGTAATCGAAGCTGTCGGCGCCGGGAAAAAAGGTAGCGCCTATAGAGAGAAAGGCATTCAACTGCCCGACAAGAAGCACCTTTCCTGCTTCCTGTGGCTGTAACGGGATCGTTTCACCGCGAATAAGAGAGACACTTCGATGTGCCTGGGAAAGAAAAAAAGCGGAGCCGTCGGCATCGGGAATCTGTTCGGCAATTTCACGGGGGTCGGGATGAAGAGGAACCGCATCTTTTCCTCTCAGATACCGAAGCTTGGTCTCGATGACCCTTCGTGCAGCTTCCCGTACCACTGCGGTCGTTTCGGGGGACTGGCTCATTGTCGAAAGTATGTGCTGACGGATTTTACGATAGGTATCGGTATCTCTACTCACCATGATCATGTCATTACCTGCAAGAATTGCCTGAAGCGATGCTGCGGGGACTCCACCGTAGACTGCAGCGCCGTTCATCTGCATATCGTCGGTAATAATAAGCCCCTGGAAGCCTATCTTCTCCCTCAGAAGCCCGGTAAGCAGGGTTTTACTCAAGGAAGCAGGTTCGTCCGTGCCCGTTATCTTCGGATAGGCGATATGCCCGCTCATGATCGCCGGCAGGCCCTCCTTAACGAGAAATCGATACGGTACAAGCTCCCTGTCCCATATCGTTTGAAAATCGGCATCGATGATCGGAAGGGTCCCGTGAGAGTCCTTATCCGTGGCGCCGTGACCGGGATAGTGTTTTGCCGTACAGACAATGCCTGCTTCCTGCATGCCGTGAAAATAGGCAACAGAGAGCTGAGCGGTTTTTACGGGATCGGAAGAAAAGGCCCGGGGACCGATAACGTCGGCCTTGGGATTTGTATAGACATCTACGGTAGGGGCAAAATTCATGTTGATGCCGAGGACCCGGAGTTCTTTGCCGATGTAATACCCGGTTTTATATGCGTCCCAGGCAATCCCGGAAGCCCCGATGGCTAAATTCCCGGGAGTTACACTGGTATCCCCTTTTACATGACGAACCCATCCCCCCTCCTGGTCGGTTGCCACGAAAAGCGGGATGGAAAATCGATTTTCCTCACTCAAATGTTGAAGCGTAGAAACGGTGTTCCCCAGCTTCAGAAGATTACCGGCGTTCCAGCCGAAAATCTTGATACCGCCGATCTCATAGCGGTCCACCCATTCGATGATTTCCTTGGAAGGATCCTCACCGAAATAACCGATAAGCATAAGCTGTCCGACAAGTTCCTCATCGCTCATCGCATCGGCGATCGACTTCGAAAGTTCTTTCGCCGGAGTATCGTCATAAAAGTCGAGCGCCCCAAGGCCGAAACAGGGAAGAAGCCAGAAACAGAGCAAAATGAGAAATACGGCCCGGGGATTCGACATCACTGTTAGGTGTAACTCTGGCCCTTTAGGTCGTCAATATATTGTGATGCACAATGAGTGGCGATTGCGCCATCGCTTGCGGCCACAACGAGCTGCCTGAAGGGGGTATTTCTCACATCACCAACAGCATAGAGTCCGGAAATCTCCGTTTCCATACACTGGTTGGTAACGATGTATCCTGCCTCGTCCTTCTTTATTTCAGGAAGAATAGCGGTCTGTGGGTCAGATCCGATGAAAACAAAGACGGCATCGACTTCTTCTTCATACTCCTCACCGTTTTTGTTGTTAAAAAAGACTCCTTTCTCAACCTTCATGGATCCCTTTATCTCTTTCAGTTCGGTGTTGAATCGTACTTCAATATTCTTATTTGCCACGACCCTATCGGCAAGTGCCTTTTGGGCCCGAAATCGGTCTCGTCGATGGATGAGGATGACCTTATCGGTCAAATTCGCCAGGAACATCGATTCATCACAGGCAGCATCACCGCCGCCGACTACGAGAATCTTCTTGTTACGGAAAAAGGGCCCGTCGCAGGTTGCACAGTAGCTCACCCCCCGGCCGGTAAACTCTTTTTCTCCGGAAATACCAAGATGACGGTGCTTAGCTCCCGTTGCAACGATAATCGTAAGGGAGGTAATAGTGCCCTTGGATGTCTCGATGTTGAAGATATTATCCTCTTTTTTAAGTGATCTCACCGTTGCCGTTAAGAACTCGGCACCGAAGTTTCGGGCTTGCTGTTCAAAACGTTGTGAGAATTCTATACCTGAAATCGGTTCGGGGAAGCCGGGATAATTTTCCAAGTCGGCTATTATCAGGCATTGGCCTCCTGGCGCCATTTCTTCGATGACGACCACTTTCAAATTGGCCCTGGCAGCATATTGTGCTGCGGTGAGTCCCGCTGCCCCTCCACCGATAATCGCTACATCGTAATCGGTATTCATGCGCAATCCTCCTAAAAGCACCTTCAGCATAGCATAAGATGCAAAAAATGTGAACTACAGGTAAATATATTAAAAATACTATATAAAGACAACCTGTGACTTTTGTAGTGTTTCGAATCCTGGTGAAACTCTTCTTAACAGTCGCATAAAAATGCCGATGATAAAGGATGAGGAGTGTTCGTATGCAGTCATTGACGGAAAAACTGGAAAAGAGTATGGAGCAGGAGCGGGACCTGATTTTGCAGTTTTCTCTCTGGGAGCGGGACTTGAATCAACATGTTTGCAAGCGAGACTGGAAAAAACTTCAGAAGGTGATGGCGAGTGCCGAAGCGCTTTCCGATGAGCTTGATAAACAGGAGCAGATGAGATGTGAAGTTTTCGCTCAGCTACGGGATGCGGTTGGGGAGCTTCCTGATGCGGGGTTTTATCAGGTGGCTGTTCATCTTCCGGCAGAAGAACGAGAGCGCCTTTCTGCTCTGTTTCGTGAACTGAAAATGGCGGTTGTGAATTTGCGCGGGATTGTTTGGGGAATCGATGCCTACGTGCGGGCCGTTCAGGGGACGCTAAAGGGTATCATCGGAGAGATGAGTCCAATGCGACGCGGAACAATCTATGCGAAGAACGGCGGAGCTCGCCAGAGTGAGGCCGGGCCCCTGATTCTGAATCGGCAGTTATAGGAGCCTTGTATGCAGTCAACCTTTACCGGAATTGAGATGGGAAAACGGAGTGTCGTAGCTCATGCCCAGGGCCTATCCACGGTCGGTCATAATATTACCAACGCCGCAACCGAGGGGTACAGCAGACAGCGGGTCGAGATGTCTCCCTACGAACCGATCTATGTCCCCGGCCTCAATCGAGAGGAGACTGCAGGTCAGATGGGGCAAGGGGTTGTTGCAGAGAGGATCAGCCGTGCCCATGATTCCATTTTGGAAAAACGGATCGTCTCTCAATCCTCGGGAAAAGGATATTGGGATGTGAGAGATTCCTATATTTTGATGGCTGAACAGGTCTACAACGAGCCTTCAGAGCTCTCTGTGAGGGGCCTCATGGATAAATTCTGGGAGTCCTGGCAGGATCTTTCCCTGCATCCGGAGGATAATGCCTCCAGGCTTGCAATCATTGAACGCGGCGACTCCCTTATGGATGGGATTCACCGGCGCTATGAGGGACTCAAGGATATCAGAGAGATGCTCGAACAGGATATCCAGGTAACGGTGGATCGTGTTAATAACATCACCAGCGATATCGCCGACCTTAATCGTGAAATCATCAAGGTAAAGGCGATGGGCGACGAGCCAAATGATCTTTTGGATCGTCGTGATCTCCTTGTAAGAAAACTTGCGGATATCATCGACATCAGCGTGGATGACCGGGATCCCGATGAATTTACCGTTCATTCTGGGGGAATGCATCTGGTCCAGGGGGATGTGGTAACGAAGATCGCCGCCGATCCTGATCCCCGAAACGAAGGCTACAGCAGGGTCGTATGGGAGGCTTCCGGAGAGGATTTTCGGCCGAAAAACGGACGCCTTGCAGCGATGGTTGAGCTTCGGGATGGCGATATTCGCAAAGAGATCCAGGAACTCGACACCATGACCGTCAATTTTGTGGATATGGTGAATGAAGTCCACCGGGCTGGCTACGGTCTTAACGGGAAGACGGGTATAGATTTCTTTACCGAGTATCCCTTTGTGGCCAATGCCAATGGAAATTACGACCGAAACGGCGACGGAGCCTTTGATTCGACCTACATCTACCGGATCAACGGAAGCAACAGCCTGAATCCTCAGGAACAGGTGGGAATAAGCGGAACCCTTCGCTTGTCCGGTAGCGATGGTGCGGTGGAAATCGATTATGAGCCCACCGATACGGTGGATGATATTGTAAAACGCATTAACGCTTCAGGTTCCGAAGTTGTTGCCCGTTTCGATCGCCTTGGCAGTCTTTCTCTAAAAGGAACTCCGGCAGCCGGTACAGAAAACCCGGATTTTGTGATCCGCGGCATCGAGGATAGCGGACAGTTCCTTGTCGGATATGCCGGGATCTTAGAGGCAAGTGGACAAGAAGGTGCGTATAGCTGGGACGGAGCCGATGGTGTTCTCGCGCTTCGGGGCGGAGAGGATGGGGCAGGGTATGCGGTCGCTCCCTTAAGCCATCCTTCCGGCTGGATTGAGATCAATCGCCAGGTTAAGGCCGAGCCTGCAACCATAGCGGCAGGTCTCGGAGAAAACGGGCGTCCCGCTCAGCCTGGAGATGGCTCAGCCGCTCTGGCTATCGCCGCCCTTCGAGATCGAGACGTCATGGTCGGCAGTTACCGCAGTTTTGATGAATACTTTTCCAGTGCCGTTGCAAGGGTCGGGTTAAAGGGTGAAACCGCCCAGCGGTCATTGGAAACCGAAGAGGCCATTATGAAGGATCTTTCGGATAAACGGGAGTCGATTGCCGGAGTCAACCTTGATGAAGAGCTTGCAAACATGATCAAATTTCAGCACGGCTATGCTGCGGCAAGCCGTTTTATTACAGCGGTCGACGAGATGCTCGACGTCATTATCAACCGCATGGGTGCATAAAGGTGGAGTAGATGAAACGCGTTAGTACCTATCAACCCAATTACGATATGCAGTACTATCTCAGGCGGCGTAACAACGAGATGAGCAGGGTCCAGAACCAGATTGGTAGTCAGAGCAGGATTACCAATCTCCGGGACGATCCCATTGCCGCCGCACATTCGGTCCGTTACAAATCGGCGGTCGACAGGCTTTCTCAGTTCGATCAGAATGCTGCAATGGTTCTTGATGAGGGAAGAATTGCCGAGAGTTACCTCAAGAGTGCCAACGATATACTCCACCAGGTCCGTGAACTCGCCGTCAAGGGAGCAAACGATACCTTGAACAAGGACGATAAGCGGATGATAGGCGGCGAGATTGATCAGCTCCTCAAGGAATTAGTCGAAATCGCCAATGCCCGAGGCCCTGACGGGACCAGTTTTTTCGCCGGTGACCGGACCATGAGTCCCGCCTATCGAGTCATCCAGGGAAGTCTTGACGGGGGAAGGAGCTACGGGGTCACAGATGTTGAATATATAGGGACCATTACCCCTCCGAAGGCTGAAGTAGGTTCCGGTAACTATATTCAGGCCGGGTTTTCCGGTAACAATCTGTTCTGGGCGGAACAGCAGCAGCTCTTTTCCGGACGGGATGCTTCGTCCTATACCTTGACGGAAGATTCTCTCGTTCGTATCGATAATGAATATGTCAAGCTTTCTGCCGGGGATAATATTCATGCAATCATTGCAAAGATCAATGATTCGGCAGCCGCTGTAAAGGCTTCTCTCGATCCGGTGGAAAATAGTCTTGTGCTCTCTACTACTTCGCCACATCAGCTTTGGCTTGAGGATGTCGGAGACGGACGGGTTTTGAAGGATTTGGGGGTTATCGCAGAGATAGGGAAGGCTCCCTACAATCTTGCCCGGGGAGCAAGCCTTTCCGGCGGCTCACTTTTTGATATGGTCATGAATCTGCGGGATTCTCTTTTGAAAGGTGATACCATTGAAATCGGGGGAAGTGCTTTAAAGGGTATCTCCATGGCTCAGGACAATTTGATTGAAACAATGTCGGGTCTTGGTTCCAGGGATGAGCGTCTTCAGCTGATCCGTCAGAGGATTGCTCAGGAAAAACCTGAAATAGTAAACAGGGACAGTCAGGAAAACGATGTTGATTTGGCCGAAGCTATTACCGATCTTACAGCTCTGGAACAGAGCCATAAAGCAGCGCTCCAGACTGCCGGAAAGATACTTCAGCCGACCTTGCTTGATTTCCTCAGATAGCCTGAAGCGGTGAAAGAAAGGAGACGGTAACATGAAAGTACAAACCAAGCCTTACGGCCTTATCGATGTTGATGCACGGCAATTGATCAGTTTTCCCTCGGGTATATTCGGCTTTGAAACCCTCAATCGTTATGTGTTGCTCGATGCCATCCAGCAACCTTTTTATTGGCTTCAGTCGATCGATGTCCCGGAAATTGCCTTTGTCCTGATTAGTCCCTTCATTTTTCGTCCCGATTACGATCCTGTCCTTTCCAGCGATGAGTACCATGAGATTGGGCTTGAAGGAAGCGATGACGATGATCTATTGCTTTTCACCATCGTTACCATACCACCGAACAATCACAGCGGTATGACGGCGAATCTTCAGGGGCCTGTCATTATCAACAGAAAGACTAGGGTCGCACGGCAGGCAATCGCGGGCGACACAAACTGGCGTACCAAGCATCTGATCATGGATGAGTTTGCCGGGCAAAGGAATGCGGCATGCTGATCCTCGCACGGAAGGTCAACGAGCGGATTATCATCGGAGACTCAATTGAGATATCGGTTGTCGATATTCGTGGTGATCAGGTTAAGCTCGGCATAGAGGCCCCTCGGAACGTCAAGGTGTATCGCCATGAGGTCTTTGAAGCCATACAGGAAGAAAACCGGGCTGCCGCTACATCGAATGTTACGGACCTCCCTGAAATCGATCTTTTTGCCGGGAAAAAAAAGAATCCTTCCGATAAGTCCTAAGAATCTTCAGAAAACTCATCATCAAAGCGGTCATGCACCTTGGCAAAGCGATCACGCAGTTTTTTAAAGTGTGCTATAATCGCAGGATCGAATTGAGTTCCTGCACCCTGCAAAATAATTGAACAAGATGTTTCGTGAGGAATGGGATCTTTGTAGCTCCTCTTCATGCGCAGCGCATCGTAGACATCGCAGACTGTTACGATTCTCGCAGCAAGAGGTATCATATCCCCAGCAAGGCTATAGGGGTATCCATTGCCATCCCAGCGTTCGTGATGGTGAAGAGCAATCTGTTTTGCCATGATATTGGGATACGAGTTGAGAATATAGGCACCGTTGATGGTATGCTCTTTCATGATTATCCATTCCCGGGCATCCAGGGGGCCTTCCTTGTTTAAAATATCGTCGGGCGTACCGATTTTCCCTACATCATGCATAGGTGCAAGAAAGTAGATATCATCGATGAATCCGGGAGTGACCTGCTCCGAAAAAGCAGAATCATCCCCCATGGACGTGGCAAGTAGTCTGGCATATTCACCGACACGCTGAATATGGTATCCCGTGTCGTTATCCTTCAGCTTCGACGCCTCCAGAAGGCTGAGAAAGGTACCCCTAAGCAGTGTTCGATGTTCATGGGTCACATCATCCACCATCATTATCCAGAATTCCGGCACTTCTTTTGACTCCTTTTTTCTGACAGGAGAGAAAAGGAGGTTTAACTCCACCGGGAGTTTCAGCTTGCTCGGAAGATAGAGCCCTTTTTTGGTGGAATAATGCAGTTCTTTGCTTCGCAGTTCGGAGAGAAGGAGTGTGGCGGCCTCGGCCGAAAGCGTCGGAGAAAGGAGCTTCCCCAATCCCACACCGGGGCTGCAGTCGGTAAAGAAGGAAAAAAAGGCGGAATTTGCCCACCTGACATGGAGGGTTTCGTCGATTACTGCACAGGGCAAAACAGTATGCGCCAGCATTGACGAGGTATTCAGATCAGAAATGTCGAGGTGAGGGGAAGCGGAAGAGGAAGAGGCTATCTCAT
The window above is part of the Sediminispirochaeta bajacaliforniensis DSM 16054 genome. Proteins encoded here:
- a CDS encoding GNAT family N-acetyltransferase encodes the protein MNWKKAGQQDLPRIMEFLAPREYRAATLASRIQEYGIPKLPPKKNGSLWYLPEAEDNKGIRGLVLFCSNGLYLPLFHETHPPRYDELQDILLRFRKEYRAIYCLLGREEDVRLSEEALRCSVSERKLFYLMTRKLAEEEKGEKEKRITIPRLSVRRLSADDAERFFPVERAYQIEEVVTDPQHYNEEAGLIHFRNQCRRQLIFGAMVGNIPVAKAGTNAIAFRYCQIGGVYTRPEYRGMGIAYQTLKRVMAAVASRGQYETLYVRRDNEAAVALYRSLGFRTRCSYAITYPLIQRSAGA
- a CDS encoding glycoside hydrolase family 3 protein; protein product: MSNPRAVFLILLCFWLLPCFGLGALDFYDDTPAKELSKSIADAMSDEELVGQLMLIGYFGEDPSKEIIEWVDRYEIGGIKIFGWNAGNLLKLGNTVSTLQHLSEENRFSIPLFVATDQEGGWVRHVKGDTSVTPGNLAIGASGIAWDAYKTGYYIGKELRVLGINMNFAPTVDVYTNPKADVIGPRAFSSDPVKTAQLSVAYFHGMQEAGIVCTAKHYPGHGATDKDSHGTLPIIDADFQTIWDRELVPYRFLVKEGLPAIMSGHIAYPKITGTDEPASLSKTLLTGLLREKIGFQGLIITDDMQMNGAAVYGGVPAASLQAILAGNDMIMVSRDTDTYRKIRQHILSTMSQSPETTAVVREAARRVIETKLRYLRGKDAVPLHPDPREIAEQIPDADGSAFFLSQAHRSVSLIRGETIPLQPQEAGKVLLVGQLNAFLSIGATFFPGADSFDYDYSPFFSADPQVIKRLKQRMENYDTVVFCLANPNSAQVLEELKGFADRIYVISVLTPIYLKDIPWVENALAVYGTGRQSIEAGFSALTGAFQPTGTVPVSLNTQ
- the trxB gene encoding thioredoxin-disulfide reductase — translated: MLKVLLGGLRMNTDYDVAIIGGGAAGLTAAQYAARANLKVVVIEEMAPGGQCLIIADLENYPGFPEPISGIEFSQRFEQQARNFGAEFLTATVRSLKKEDNIFNIETSKGTITSLTIIVATGAKHRHLGISGEKEFTGRGVSYCATCDGPFFRNKKILVVGGGDAACDESMFLANLTDKVILIHRRDRFRAQKALADRVVANKNIEVRFNTELKEIKGSMKVEKGVFFNNKNGEEYEEEVDAVFVFIGSDPQTAILPEIKKDEAGYIVTNQCMETEISGLYAVGDVRNTPFRQLVVAASDGAIATHCASQYIDDLKGQSYT
- the flgK gene encoding flagellar hook-associated protein FlgK encodes the protein MQSTFTGIEMGKRSVVAHAQGLSTVGHNITNAATEGYSRQRVEMSPYEPIYVPGLNREETAGQMGQGVVAERISRAHDSILEKRIVSQSSGKGYWDVRDSYILMAEQVYNEPSELSVRGLMDKFWESWQDLSLHPEDNASRLAIIERGDSLMDGIHRRYEGLKDIREMLEQDIQVTVDRVNNITSDIADLNREIIKVKAMGDEPNDLLDRRDLLVRKLADIIDISVDDRDPDEFTVHSGGMHLVQGDVVTKIAADPDPRNEGYSRVVWEASGEDFRPKNGRLAAMVELRDGDIRKEIQELDTMTVNFVDMVNEVHRAGYGLNGKTGIDFFTEYPFVANANGNYDRNGDGAFDSTYIYRINGSNSLNPQEQVGISGTLRLSGSDGAVEIDYEPTDTVDDIVKRINASGSEVVARFDRLGSLSLKGTPAAGTENPDFVIRGIEDSGQFLVGYAGILEASGQEGAYSWDGADGVLALRGGEDGAGYAVAPLSHPSGWIEINRQVKAEPATIAAGLGENGRPAQPGDGSAALAIAALRDRDVMVGSYRSFDEYFSSAVARVGLKGETAQRSLETEEAIMKDLSDKRESIAGVNLDEELANMIKFQHGYAAASRFITAVDEMLDVIINRMGA
- a CDS encoding flagellar hook-associated protein 3, whose amino-acid sequence is MKRVSTYQPNYDMQYYLRRRNNEMSRVQNQIGSQSRITNLRDDPIAAAHSVRYKSAVDRLSQFDQNAAMVLDEGRIAESYLKSANDILHQVRELAVKGANDTLNKDDKRMIGGEIDQLLKELVEIANARGPDGTSFFAGDRTMSPAYRVIQGSLDGGRSYGVTDVEYIGTITPPKAEVGSGNYIQAGFSGNNLFWAEQQQLFSGRDASSYTLTEDSLVRIDNEYVKLSAGDNIHAIIAKINDSAAAVKASLDPVENSLVLSTTSPHQLWLEDVGDGRVLKDLGVIAEIGKAPYNLARGASLSGGSLFDMVMNLRDSLLKGDTIEIGGSALKGISMAQDNLIETMSGLGSRDERLQLIRQRIAQEKPEIVNRDSQENDVDLAEAITDLTALEQSHKAALQTAGKILQPTLLDFLR
- a CDS encoding flagellar assembly protein FliW gives rise to the protein MKVQTKPYGLIDVDARQLISFPSGIFGFETLNRYVLLDAIQQPFYWLQSIDVPEIAFVLISPFIFRPDYDPVLSSDEYHEIGLEGSDDDDLLLFTIVTIPPNNHSGMTANLQGPVIINRKTRVARQAIAGDTNWRTKHLIMDEFAGQRNAAC
- the csrA gene encoding carbon storage regulator CsrA; amino-acid sequence: MLILARKVNERIIIGDSIEISVVDIRGDQVKLGIEAPRNVKVYRHEVFEAIQEENRAAATSNVTDLPEIDLFAGKKKNPSDKS
- a CDS encoding HD-GYP domain-containing protein, which gives rise to MRRSCRVKNRQKRGLVTNGSDIRQAESIGDLEELTEVEEVDEIASSSSASPHLDISDLNTSSMLAHTVLPCAVIDETLHVRWANSAFFSFFTDCSPGVGLGKLLSPTLSAEAATLLLSELRSKELHYSTKKGLYLPSKLKLPVELNLLFSPVRKKESKEVPEFWIMMVDDVTHEHRTLLRGTFLSLLEASKLKDNDTGYHIQRVGEYARLLATSMGDDSAFSEQVTPGFIDDIYFLAPMHDVGKIGTPDDILNKEGPLDAREWIIMKEHTINGAYILNSYPNIMAKQIALHHHERWDGNGYPYSLAGDMIPLAARIVTVCDVYDALRMKRSYKDPIPHETSCSIILQGAGTQFDPAIIAHFKKLRDRFAKVHDRFDDEFSEDS